A single window of Nocardia higoensis DNA harbors:
- a CDS encoding spore germination protein GerW family protein: MMKVDEILTAARDAMTVKRVYSEPVERDGTTIIGVAAISGGGGGGSGTDQEGQEGGGVGFGMGAKPVGAYVIRDGQVRWQPAVDVNRLVTVAGVVTVAALVAAVRIVSACTR; this comes from the coding sequence ATGATGAAGGTCGACGAGATACTCACCGCGGCCCGCGACGCGATGACGGTGAAGCGGGTGTACTCCGAGCCGGTCGAACGGGACGGCACCACGATCATCGGTGTCGCCGCGATCAGCGGCGGTGGGGGCGGTGGCAGCGGCACCGATCAGGAGGGGCAGGAGGGCGGTGGCGTCGGCTTCGGCATGGGCGCGAAACCCGTGGGCGCCTACGTGATTCGCGACGGGCAGGTGCGCTGGCAGCCCGCGGTCGACGTCAACCGGCTGGTGACCGTGGCCGGAGTGGTCACGGTGGCCGCGCTGGTCGCGGCCGTGCGCATCGTGTCGGCCTGCACGCGCTGA